TAGTGCTTCTTGGATTTGGCCATTCGTTGCTGGCTGGCGGATTGACCCTATCCATTATGATTTTTCCGGTTATCGTCATTAATACGGAAAAAGCCTTACGGGAAATGGCTTCTCATCAGATGATGGCTTCTCATGCCCTGGGGGTATCAAAATCCTACGGCTTTTTTAAGCTGGTATGGCCGGCACGAAAAAAGGATATTCTTTCAGGAGTCCTATTGGGGACGGTTTATGCGATGGGAGCGACAGCCCCCATTATTCTAACAGCGGCGGTTGTATCCGCTTCTGCACCAAATTCCTTATTTCGTCCAGTCATGGCCTTACCCTACCACTTGTACTTTATGGCATCAGAGCGGATCTCCATGGAAAACGCTTTTGGAACTGCTTTGGTATTGCTGAGTATGTTTTGTATAGCTTATGGGATTTCTTTTTATTTATTTCAGGATAGGAAGGAGGAAGAAAGATGACCCAGGCCATCGCTATTAAGAACTGGCATGTTCATTATGGAAAAACAGAAGTATTGCAGGATATTTCTTTAGAAATACCGGAAAAAAAGATTACCGCACTGATTGGTTCCTCCGGTTGTGGCAAAACAACTTTGCTGAAATCCATTAACCGACTGACAGAAGAAGAGCCGACAGCGGCTACCCAGGGAGAGATTCTGCTAAAAGGAACTTCCATTCAAAGCCTGCCTCTGGAAATCCTTCGACGACGTATAGGGCTGGTATTTCAAACACCAACACCGTTTCCTTTTTCTATCAAAAAAAACATGGAATATGGCATTCGATACCATGAAAAATTAACCGCCAAAGAAGAAAGCCTGCTTATTGAAGAAACATTGAAAATGGCCGGACTTTACGAAGAAGTAAAGGATCGGATGAACTTGTCGGCGGTCAGACTTTCCGGCGGACAGCAACAGCGTCTCTGCATTGCCCGTTCCTTAACCTTAAATCCGGACGTGTTACTATTGGACGAGCCTTGTTCTTCTTTAGACCCAAAATCGACAGCCGTTATTGAAGATACGTTAAAAAAACTGTCAAAAAAAGTGAGTATTGTTATTGTGACCCATAATATGGCTCAGGCCAAAAGGATCGCCGATTATACAGCTTTTATCAGCAACGGCGTTTTAGTGGAAGTTCAGGAAACCGAAGCACTTTTTCGAGAGCCGAAACAGGAAGAAACCAGATGCTATCTGGAAGGACTCATCGGCTAAAATCTAAGTAAGTAAAAAAGTAAGAAAGTAAGAAAGGATGTAGTCATGTCACTTATTTTGAATATACCGGGAGATCAAATCTATCATATTGAACATATTGTTTTTGACTTAAACGGAACCTTGGCCATCGGTGGACAGCTATCCGACGAAACGGTGGCTTTCTTGAAAAAGCTTTCGGCACAGGCATCCCTCCACATTATTACAGCCGATACACATGGAACGGCCCCACTGA
This region of Tindallia magadiensis genomic DNA includes:
- the pstA gene encoding phosphate ABC transporter permease PstA — translated: MKEQVKKYWKDYVLQSWIYASLLVVMAVAAFIFGSILIRGFSAIDMEFLTASPQGRPLGSEGGIFPAIMGSLALGLISTSLAMILGLSAAIYLFLYNQSSKMEAFIRLIVQCIAGIPSIILGLFGYTFFVVLLGFGHSLLAGGLTLSIMIFPVIVINTEKALREMASHQMMASHALGVSKSYGFFKLVWPARKKDILSGVLLGTVYAMGATAPIILTAAVVSASAPNSLFRPVMALPYHLYFMASERISMENAFGTALVLLSMFCIAYGISFYLFQDRKEEER
- a CDS encoding phosphate ABC transporter ATP-binding protein translates to MTQAIAIKNWHVHYGKTEVLQDISLEIPEKKITALIGSSGCGKTTLLKSINRLTEEEPTAATQGEILLKGTSIQSLPLEILRRRIGLVFQTPTPFPFSIKKNMEYGIRYHEKLTAKEESLLIEETLKMAGLYEEVKDRMNLSAVRLSGGQQQRLCIARSLTLNPDVLLLDEPCSSLDPKSTAVIEDTLKKLSKKVSIVIVTHNMAQAKRIADYTAFISNGVLVEVQETEALFREPKQEETRCYLEGLIG